From the Huiozyma naganishii CBS 8797 chromosome 13, complete genome genome, the window TCGCTGCCACGCCCGTCTCGCAGGACATTCCTTGTTGTTCTGCACCTAAAACGGATGGGACAAGTTGCTACCCCTTCCCCACCCCATTCTCGACTAAGATCAACAGCTATTGTGTTTCCCGTAAAAACTGCGGCCTCGACTCTCTGCCCGCTGGCTTGCATAACCCCGTTGTCCCTATTTCACGAGTGGATACACAGTAAGCAGAGGTGTTTAGTTGTCTGTTCCGATGCAAGCAGCTGGAGAGAAAGGGGCATGTCCCGAAAGGATGCACGAACGAGGTTTGCCAGCTAGCCGTGGACTTCGCTTACTTTTGTGCATTGGATAATTTGTTACCTAATGGTTTCAACAAGTAATGTGCTGTTCCGAAACAGTGCCTCCTCCCCCCGCACTTATTTGTTTGATTACAACAATGAAGAAGCAATGTCTGTTCATCGGGGGTAGAAAATGGGATATATAAGGAGGCTACTTCTCGCTGCAATATGCTTGTTCCCGTTCATCTTCTGTCGGAGAACTCTgcaaaaaggaaaaagatcAGGTTCTCTACTTTAGTTCCTAAATAAAAAGTCAACCAGACAAACGTCAAGAAGgcttctctttgaaaccaGAAGGTCCTTCACTTTCAGCGAACTATTCTATTGACCTAGATTCatcaagaaagaaaaataatataAATTCCGAAGAAATgtctgaagaagagggcAACACTTCTACCATTTCAAACACCAACTCGGCAATCTACGAagacaagaacaagtaTGAGGATGATGGCTTGGCCAACTCAGGTTCTGATGCCATTGCCCCAGCTGAACTACCAAGACAACCAGCCTCTGCGTACGTCACCGTATGGATTCTATGTCTGTTGATCGCTTTCGGTGGGTTTTTGTACGGGTGGGATACAGGTACCATTGGTGGTTTCATGAAATACCCTGACTTTTTGAGACGTTTCGGTCTAAGACACAAAGATGGTACGTACTACATGTCCAACGTTAGAACTGGTTTGATTGTTGCTTTCTTTAATATTGGTGCTGCTATTGGTGGTATTGTCTGGTCGAGATTGGGTAACATTTACGGTCGTAAGCTTTCTTTAGCTTTGGTCACTGTCGTGTACACTATTGGTCTGGTCATTCAGATTGCTTCCATCTCGAAGTGGTACCAGTACTTCGTTGGCAGAATTATTAGTGGTTGTGGTATCGGTGGTATCGGTGTTTACTCGTCGATGTTGATTGGGGAGACTGCTCCCAAACACGTCAGAGGTACTTTGGTTTCGTGTTACCAACTGATGATCACGCTAGGTATCTTTCTTGGTAACTGTACCGAGCTCGGTACAAAGAACTACAGCAACTCTGTCCAATGGAGAGTTCCACTAGGTTTGGGTTTTGCATGGTCTTTGTTCATGATCTGCGGGTTGTCTTTTGTTCCTGAATCTCCACGTTTCTTGATTGAAGTTGGAAAAATTGAGGAAGCCAGAGAATCCATTGCTAAATCCAACAAGTTATCCCCAGACGACCCTGGTGTTATTGGTGAAACTGAATTGATGGCTGCTTCTATAGAGAGTGAACGTGCGGTTGGTAATGCAACCTGGCGAGAATTGTGGTC encodes:
- the KNAG0M02690 gene encoding sugar porter family MFS transporter is translated as MSEEEGNTSTISNTNSAIYEDKNKYEDDGLANSGSDAIAPAELPRQPASAYVTVWILCLLIAFGGFLYGWDTGTIGGFMKYPDFLRRFGLRHKDGTYYMSNVRTGLIVAFFNIGAAIGGIVWSRLGNIYGRKLSLALVTVVYTIGLVIQIASISKWYQYFVGRIISGCGIGGIGVYSSMLIGETAPKHVRGTLVSCYQLMITLGIFLGNCTELGTKNYSNSVQWRVPLGLGFAWSLFMICGLSFVPESPRFLIEVGKIEEARESIAKSNKLSPDDPGVIGETELMAASIESERAVGNATWRELWSPKGKILHRTIFGLMIQSLEQLTGINYFFYYGTQIFVAIGLKDSFETAIVISVINFAATGVGIFFIDRFGRRACLLWGALGMIACLVVYASVGVRRLFPNGRDRPASKGAGDCMICFTCFYIVCFATTWAPAGYVIIAETFPLRIKPKAMALAMTAKWIWAFLIAFFTPFISSAIHFSYGYVFMGCVCFAWCYVFLMVPETKGLSLEEVNVMWEEGVLPWKSTAWVPPSKRNDDYDADAMAHDDVPVYKRMLGRK